ACAACGAAGTCGCTCACGCCACCGAGACCTGCCACCTCGTCGCGCCGCAGTCGCCGGGCACGTGACGCATTTCAAGAGAAGGGGCAAGCAAGAGGCGCAGCAGCATCAGCGCCCGAACGCCCGCTATACCCGGCCCGGCGCAAGCCACGCGAGGCCGTTCGCTCCTGTCGAAGTCACAGCAACTGTTATCACGGAGGCGCCCCGCGGCCGTGCCCAGCCGGTCGTCTGCTGATCCGCAGCAGGCACACTTGGGGACGCAACGGCGTTCTAGCGGTCAGCGGAGCCGGGCAGGGTCAGCCCTGTTCGGCCCCGCTGTAACAGTTCCTTGCTCAGCATCGTTAAGGCGACGTCGAGGAGGCAGCCCGGAGTCGCTCCAGGGCCTCCTCCATGCCAAGCAGGCCAGCGTCCAGGCTGATCTGTTGGAGCCAGCTGTCGATGAGGGCGCGGCGCTCTGCGGGCTCGCGTTGGTCGATGCCAGGGTCGGCGAGCAGGTTGGCGCCGCGGGAGGTGCCGGCATCCGGCATCGGAGTCAGTCCGTTTCCAGCGAGCAGGGCTGGGACGTCTGTGCTGCTGATGAAGTCAAGGCTCAGCGGTTGCGGCACAACGAGCGGATCGATGCCTGCCAGGGCGGCAAGCGCTTTGGTGACCTCGTCGTCAACCATAGAGCTCGCCAAGGAGTCGAGCAGTTCGTGAAGGCGGGCTATGGAGAGGGGCACGCTGCGGCCGAGGGCGTGGCCGAAGCGTGCCACGACTCCCAAGGAGACCTGCAGGTGCGAGACCGGAGCTCCATAGGCGTCTGGAAGATCGATCGTGGCAACGGCCTCCAGCGGGGAAGACGGTGCTTCGTTCGGGCCGCCTTGCCACAGGAGCCGGACCTTGCGGGCACGGTTGAAACCCGCGCGGTGGAAAGGGGTCATGCCACCGTCGCCGAGCGATGCGCACCAGTGGAAAAGGGTCCGGTGCAGGGGCGAGTTGTTCAGGGCATCTGCGAAGGCCTGTACTCCGCGTTCGGACAGTGGACGCCAGGTGGCTGAGGCGTCGACCGGGACGTACATCCCGGTGCGGACGAGGAAGTCCGCGGCTTCTTGGCCCTGGTCATCGCGAGGGAGTTCGACCGGGGGCAGCCTCAGCCCGGCTGCAGCTGGCTGGGGAGCGGCCTCGGTGAGCAGCTGGGCGAGGCGCGAGCGGTCGGCTACCGCGTTGCGTCCGTGCAAGCGGATTGGTGCGGCCCCCTGGATCAGCAGTGGGCCTGGTGCCTTGGCAGGGTCGACGCGGACGACCAAGACCATCAGGCCGTCGGTCTCCGGGAGGGGCACGGGAATGATCTCCGGTTCCCAGGGCGGCTCCAGCTTCTGATGGCAGCTGCTGACGATCTTGACGATCGTGTCTTCCGGAACGCCAACGATCCGGTCTTCGATGTTGCGCTCGGTGACGCCCACCAGGATGAGGCCGCCGTAGCTGTTGGCCATCGCAGCGACCGAGTCAGGGATCTTGGCCGCGTAGCTTTCCTTGTACTCCAAGGTCAGGCTCTCCGGCTGGCCGACGTCGACCAGCTCGCGCACACGTTCCAGGGTTACGTCCGTAACGCGGCAGGCGAAAAGAGAAGCGGTGGACGTCATATCGGCCGCCTGTTCGCTGGAACGGGAAGGGTGTTCGCAGGTCTCGCGCGGACAAGCTAGCGAAGCAGCAGACGCCTGTACTGCGGATTTGGAGGAGCTGGGCCAACTCCGCTTCGCTGGCCACATCGGGTGGGAGGCGCCGGTGCGGCCCGCGCTTGCGACTAGCTGTCCATCGGCGAACAAGTTCTGACAGAGTCCTTCTTGCTCCGCCAGTAGCTGGCGGCGACGGCGGCCACCGCTTGGCACAAACCCTTCAGTTCCTGCCGCGAAAGGTTGTCGCACCGCACGCAACCCTCCTATCCGCGCACCCTCACTGGGCGGTGCGATCATTCAGCGCCATCCTGTGGGCAGGCCGCGGGGAGACGCCCGCCATGCTGGGAACACTCCTGACTCGTGCCCCGGACGCGCGGGTACGGTGCACTCTGGCGACCGAGGTGGCAGCGCGGACCGATCCCCGCAGTAGCGCGGTGGCGGCGATACTCGCCAATGCCCCCTGGTACAGCCAGCGTGTGCTCCTCGACGGTAGCGTCAGCGAGTGGACCATCCATCGAGGCTCGGCAGGGTGCCTACCGGCTGAGGATGATGGAACATCCGGTCCTGTTGTTGTGGTTCGGGCCGGCTCTCCCCAAACCCTGTGCTCTCCAGTGCATGGTGATCCGGAAGCCTCCGGCGGGGGCGAGGCGCCTACAGCAGTACGGTCCTGTCCGCCCCGGTGGTTCGTCGGCACCCTGCATCGCTGCTGCTCATACGGGCACCAGTTGCCATGACGGCGCTTGGAGCCAGCCCCGGACAGCAGGATTGCCAGGCGGGTAAGCCGTCGAACCAGGGGTGCGGCGCGGGTTGTTCTCCCGAGACAAGAGGCAAGGGCCTGCAGACGGGGATGTGTCTGCAGGCCCTCCGTAGTCAGAGGAGGCTGCGTAGCTGGTCCAGAAGGAAGCGTACGAGCGTGGATACGACGGCGCCCAGGGCGACGTTGCGCACTTCGGTGGAGTGCGAGTCCGGGCGTGGCGTGCGGCGATTACACGGCATGGTTGCGTCCTGACGTTGTAGGAGAGGGGAGTCGGCCGGCCTGCTCACCATGTTCAGGAACGCTGAAGGACCTCCGCTGAAATGCGATGACGCCTGCGTGCTGGACACGGATTGCTCAGTTCACAGGCACGTCGTATCCACTTCCGGACACGATGGTGCGATGAACGGCGATGGGATAGGGTCAGGACAGAGGCGTGAGGCTGCAAAGCCCGGGAGCGGTAAACGGCTCATCTCACGGCCGGCGGTGGCACCGGGACCCCTGCGTGCCCTGAAGAACCTGATCTACGGCGCATACGTGGCCGCCGGCGCACCGACGCTCGACACAATGGCGCTGTCCGTGGCCGAGGACGATGCATTGCATGCTTGTCCGTCCCGAGACACGATCAGCCGTTTGATTGGCGACGCTGCGGCAGTTGGAAAACAGGCGGACGTCGTGGCGCTCATGACAGTGCTGACACGCATGGCCGGCGGAGCCTTGGAACAAGCCGCCGCGGAAGCAGCCTCGTTGTGGACCCGAGCGCAGCTTGCGGAACCCCTTGGCCGCCCCATCACCGAGATCGATCCCTACACCCTTGAGGTTCATCGAGCGATCATTCTTCAGGGAGCCAGCGGTCTGCCCGACTATGTAGAGCGCGGCCACGACAAGGAGTTGCGCCGACTGGTCGGCGAGGCGCTCCACGGCGTCAGTCAACTTGCGCTGCTGGTAGGCACATCATCCACGGGGAAGACCCGAGCCTGCTACGAAGCAGTCCGAAACCTCCCCCCGGACTGGAGACTGTGGCACCCCATCGACCCGGAGCGGCCCAGGGCCGCGCTGGCCGCACTGGACCAGGTGGGCCCCAAGACGGTGGTCTGGCTCAACGAAGCCCACCACTACCTCCTGCACCGGGAGCACGGCGAATCCATTGCTGCAGGACTGCGCACTGTCCTGTCAGACGACACGAGGGCTCCGGTCCTCGTGCTTGGCACGATCTGGCCCGGTCCCGGATATTTCGACGACTTGCGCAGTACTCCTTCTCCTGGACAGCCGGACCCGCATGCCCAAGCACGTGTTCTCCTGTCCGGACGAACCATTCACGTCCCAGCAGCCTTCTCCTCCTCCGAGGTAGACGAACTCAAAGAGTCGCCTGACCCACGTCTTGTGGCCGCTGCTACCTCGGCCCAAGACGGGATGATCACCCAGTATCTGGCAGCGGCCTTCGAACTGATCGACATCTACAACGCAGCACCCCCGGGCACCAAAGCCCTCCTCAACGCTGCGATCGACGCACGCAGACTCGGCCATCCCATCGGCCTCCCGCTGCCGTTCCTTGCCGCAGCGGCTGAGGGATACTTGACCGACAGCGAGTGGGAGCTCCTGCCGGACAATTGGCTGGAACAGGCACTGAACCAGCTCACCAATCCCATCAAGGGAGCGTTAGGACCTCTGCACCCGCAAAGGCGCCCGCGCGGCTCCACCGGGCAAGCAGGGCAGGTTCTGGGACAGGCCTACCGACTCGCTGACTTTCTTGCCGACCATGGTCGAGCTCAACGCCGCTTGGAACGAATTCCTCCGCTGTTCTGGCAAGCCGCCGAGCATCACTGCAAAGACGAAGGCGCCCACGCACTCGCATCAGCCGCGGCGGAGCGCGGGTTTGCAGAGATTGCCTGCCGCCTGTGGGCCTCAGCCGGTGCCTATTGGGAGGTGGCCAACGCTCTGACACGGATGACGCGACTGGACGAGGCTCTGCCGTGGTACGAGCGCGCCGCACTGGAGGGCGATACCCTCGCCCTCCGCACCGTCGGCAGCCGCCTCGTAGAGGCGGGACGCCCAGACGATGCCCTGAACTGGTATGAACGGGCTGCCGCTGATGGCAACGCAGAAGCTCTCCTGGAGGCGGGCGACCAACTTGCCCAGCAGGGACAACTGGATCAGGCCCTGGTCCGATTCGAAGGAGCAGCCGCCGGCGGAATCGACGACGCACTCTTGATGGCAGCCGGTCACCTTCTCGCTGCTGGCCGCCCGGAGCAGGCACTGACCTGGTACGAGCGGGCAGCCGCCGACGAAAACCCGAAGGCTCTGCGATGGACCGCAACAGACCTGACCAACGCCGGATACCACGACGAGGCAGTGGTCTGGTACGCGCGGGTCGCCGCCGCGCAACCGATCCCAAGGGCGTATCGCTGGGTGGCCGACCGCATGGCCAGGGCAGACCATCTGGATCAGGCCCTTGTTCGG
Above is a genomic segment from Streptomyces collinus Tu 365 containing:
- a CDS encoding SEL1-like repeat protein translates to MAAGAPTLDTMALSVAEDDALHACPSRDTISRLIGDAAAVGKQADVVALMTVLTRMAGGALEQAAAEAASLWTRAQLAEPLGRPITEIDPYTLEVHRAIILQGASGLPDYVERGHDKELRRLVGEALHGVSQLALLVGTSSTGKTRACYEAVRNLPPDWRLWHPIDPERPRAALAALDQVGPKTVVWLNEAHHYLLHREHGESIAAGLRTVLSDDTRAPVLVLGTIWPGPGYFDDLRSTPSPGQPDPHAQARVLLSGRTIHVPAAFSSSEVDELKESPDPRLVAAATSAQDGMITQYLAAAFELIDIYNAAPPGTKALLNAAIDARRLGHPIGLPLPFLAAAAEGYLTDSEWELLPDNWLEQALNQLTNPIKGALGPLHPQRRPRGSTGQAGQVLGQAYRLADFLADHGRAQRRLERIPPLFWQAAEHHCKDEGAHALASAAAERGFAEIACRLWASAGAYWEVANALTRMTRLDEALPWYERAALEGDTLALRTVGSRLVEAGRPDDALNWYERAAADGNAEALLEAGDQLAQQGQLDQALVRFEGAAAGGIDDALLMAAGHLLAAGRPEQALTWYERAAADENPKALRWTATDLTNAGYHDEAVVWYARVAAAQPIPRAYRWVADRMARADHLDQALVRYQHAANAGDSEALVIAGDRLADADRLDEAVLWYERAAQAGDVKALHSAASQLVAAGRGDEALLCLERAADLGDEDALRLAGDQLAEAQRLDEALAWYGRAADAGDTQALLMAVAQLTRMGLLADALSWYEQAASRWGPQYLRLAADHLVDAGHLDQALEWFERAARNGDTEARHTAAHRLANKGRLDEALEWFELAAEQGDAQALLLAVEQLAQADRLDEALIWYGRAVQAGGVETNDAHVLTAIADQLVDDDRLDQALQWYEQAADLGDESALLAAGDRLVEAHRLDDALPWFTRAAVAGDTDALRCAAAQLVEAGRIDEALEWFTRAAENDDTDALYWAASALAFEGRWKAAESWFERAAAHCGPDALESAAKTLAAAHRLENALGWAERAVGEGNATMLRWAADQLMGAKRLDEALAWYERAAAHGDTNAARKAAHELWGAARFGEAQLWFERAAAGGNNSALRWVADRLVVAGRLDEALPWYERAAINGDLDAMQAAVGQLAMTERKTEALAWLWRAADAGLSLNAGWFPALRKQLLGDQDDVLLRYGRDATGHLAQVWRMEPARS
- a CDS encoding helix-turn-helix domain-containing protein; translated protein: MRELVDVGQPESLTLEYKESYAAKIPDSVAAMANSYGGLILVGVTERNIEDRIVGVPEDTIVKIVSSCHQKLEPPWEPEIIPVPLPETDGLMVLVVRVDPAKAPGPLLIQGAAPIRLHGRNAVADRSRLAQLLTEAAPQPAAAGLRLPPVELPRDDQGQEAADFLVRTGMYVPVDASATWRPLSERGVQAFADALNNSPLHRTLFHWCASLGDGGMTPFHRAGFNRARKVRLLWQGGPNEAPSSPLEAVATIDLPDAYGAPVSHLQVSLGVVARFGHALGRSVPLSIARLHELLDSLASSMVDDEVTKALAALAGIDPLVVPQPLSLDFISSTDVPALLAGNGLTPMPDAGTSRGANLLADPGIDQREPAERRALIDSWLQQISLDAGLLGMEEALERLRAASSTSP